From the genome of Streptomyces sp. NBC_01260, one region includes:
- a CDS encoding aldehyde dehydrogenase family protein, translating into MKAHDGMYIGGEWRRAAGADTIAVVNPADEQVIAHVPAGTAADVDDAVRAARAAFPGWAATPPAERAARIGALRDVLAARRDEIAGTVTAELGSPLPMSQTVHAGVPVLVAGSYAELAATYAFEERHGNSTVLLEPVGVVGAITPWNYPLHQIVAKVAPALAAGCTVVLKPAEDTPLTAQLFAEATAEAGLPAGVFNLVTGLGPVAGQALAAHEDVDLVSFTGSTAVGKRIGATAGGAVKRVALELGGKSANVILPGADLARAVNVGVANVMSNSGQTCSAWTRMLVDAERYEEAVALAAAAVAKYVPGERVGPLVNAKQRDRVRGYIEKGIEEGARVVAGGPEAPLGTGYYVSPTVFADVTPEMTIAQEEIFGPVISILKYEDEDDALRIANGTVYGLAGAVWAADDAQAVAFARRMDTGQVDINGGRFNPLAPFGGYKQSGVGRELGLHGLAEYLQTKSLQF; encoded by the coding sequence ATGAAGGCCCACGACGGTATGTACATCGGCGGCGAATGGCGGCGGGCCGCCGGAGCGGACACGATCGCGGTCGTGAACCCGGCGGACGAGCAGGTCATCGCCCACGTCCCGGCCGGAACGGCGGCCGATGTCGATGACGCGGTACGGGCCGCGCGCGCCGCGTTCCCCGGCTGGGCCGCGACCCCGCCGGCCGAGCGCGCCGCCCGGATCGGCGCACTGCGTGACGTGCTGGCCGCCCGCAGGGACGAGATCGCCGGGACGGTCACCGCCGAACTGGGCTCACCGCTGCCGATGTCGCAGACGGTGCACGCGGGGGTGCCGGTGCTGGTGGCCGGCTCGTACGCCGAACTGGCCGCGACGTACGCCTTCGAGGAGCGGCACGGCAACTCCACCGTGCTGCTGGAGCCCGTCGGTGTGGTCGGCGCGATCACCCCGTGGAACTACCCGCTGCACCAGATCGTCGCCAAGGTCGCCCCCGCGCTCGCCGCGGGCTGCACCGTCGTCCTCAAGCCCGCCGAGGACACCCCGCTCACCGCGCAGCTCTTCGCCGAGGCCACCGCGGAGGCCGGTCTGCCCGCCGGTGTCTTCAACCTGGTCACCGGCCTCGGCCCGGTCGCCGGACAGGCCCTCGCCGCGCACGAGGACGTCGATCTGGTCTCCTTCACCGGCTCCACCGCCGTCGGGAAGCGGATCGGCGCCACCGCGGGCGGCGCGGTCAAGCGCGTCGCCCTGGAGCTCGGCGGGAAGTCCGCCAACGTGATCCTGCCCGGCGCCGATCTCGCCAGGGCGGTCAACGTCGGCGTCGCCAACGTGATGTCCAACTCCGGCCAGACGTGCAGCGCCTGGACCCGGATGCTGGTGGACGCCGAGCGGTACGAGGAGGCCGTCGCCCTGGCCGCGGCGGCCGTCGCCAAGTACGTACCCGGCGAACGGGTCGGCCCGCTCGTCAACGCCAAGCAGCGGGACCGGGTGCGCGGCTACATCGAGAAGGGCATCGAGGAGGGCGCCCGCGTCGTCGCGGGCGGCCCCGAGGCGCCGCTCGGTACGGGCTACTACGTCAGCCCCACGGTCTTCGCCGACGTCACCCCGGAGATGACCATTGCCCAGGAGGAGATCTTCGGTCCGGTCATCTCGATCCTGAAGTACGAGGACGAGGACGACGCGCTGCGGATCGCCAACGGCACCGTGTACGGCCTCGCCGGAGCCGTCTGGGCCGCCGACGACGCGCAGGCCGTCGCCTTCGCCCGCCGGATGGACACCGGACAGGTCGACATCAACGGCGGCCGGTTCAACCCGCTCGCCCCCTTCGGCGGCTACAAGCAGTCCGGCGTCGGCCGCGAACTGGGTCTCCACGGCCTCGCGGAGTACCTGCAGACCAAGTCCCTCCAGTTCTGA
- a CDS encoding Zn-dependent alcohol dehydrogenase translates to MVRAAVLSAVGAPLEIADIALPEPGPGQVRVRLAAAGVCHSDLSLSNGTMRVPVPAVLGHEGAGTVVSVGDGVTRVAPGDGVVLNWAPSCGSCHHCGIGEVWLCVNALTGAANIHAHTADGTELHPGLNVAAFAQETVVAANCVLPAPDGIPLTDAALLGCAVLTGYGAVHHSARVRTGESVVVFGIGGVGLAVLQSARIAGASRIIAVDVSPEKEELARQAGATDYVIASATTPREIRGLTGGQGADVAIECVGRAATIRAAWESTRRGGRTTVVGIGGKDQEVTFNALEIFHWGRSLTGCVYGNSDPARDLPVLADHIRAGRFDLSMMVTERIALDGIPAAFDHMIAGKGGRALVVF, encoded by the coding sequence GTGGTCCGCGCCGCCGTACTGTCCGCCGTCGGAGCTCCGCTGGAGATCGCCGACATCGCCCTTCCGGAGCCCGGTCCCGGCCAGGTGCGCGTCCGTCTCGCCGCCGCCGGGGTCTGCCACTCCGACCTCTCGCTGTCCAACGGCACGATGCGGGTGCCGGTGCCCGCGGTCCTCGGCCATGAGGGAGCGGGCACCGTCGTCTCCGTGGGCGACGGCGTCACCCGGGTCGCACCCGGCGACGGAGTGGTGCTCAACTGGGCGCCGTCCTGCGGAAGCTGTCACCACTGCGGGATCGGCGAGGTCTGGCTCTGCGTCAACGCCCTGACCGGGGCGGCGAACATCCACGCCCACACCGCCGACGGCACCGAGCTGCACCCGGGGCTGAACGTCGCCGCCTTCGCACAGGAGACCGTCGTCGCCGCGAACTGCGTGCTGCCCGCCCCGGACGGCATCCCGCTCACCGACGCCGCCCTGCTCGGCTGCGCGGTGCTGACCGGGTACGGCGCGGTGCACCACAGCGCGCGGGTCCGCACGGGTGAGTCCGTCGTCGTGTTCGGCATCGGCGGCGTGGGCCTCGCGGTGCTCCAGTCCGCCCGGATCGCGGGCGCCTCGCGGATCATCGCGGTGGACGTCTCCCCGGAGAAGGAGGAGCTGGCCCGGCAGGCGGGCGCCACCGACTACGTCATCGCCTCCGCCACCACACCCCGCGAGATCCGCGGGCTCACCGGCGGCCAGGGCGCGGACGTCGCGATCGAGTGCGTCGGCCGGGCCGCCACCATCCGCGCCGCCTGGGAGTCCACCCGCAGGGGCGGCCGCACCACGGTCGTCGGCATCGGCGGCAAGGACCAGGAGGTGACCTTCAACGCCCTGGAGATCTTCCACTGGGGCCGGTCCCTGACGGGCTGCGTGTACGGAAACAGCGACCCGGCCCGCGATCTGCCGGTGCTGGCCGACCACATCAGGGCGGGCCGTTTCGACCTCTCCATGATGGTCACCGAACGGATCGCGCTGGACGGCATCCCGGCCGCCTTCGACCACATGATCGCCGGCAAGGGCGGCCGGGCCCTGGTGGTCTTCTAG
- the ppk2 gene encoding polyphosphate kinase 2, whose translation MTRSAEQRTGRSQGTKKAKKAKKQRKPAVAVGGEQALVTPEGPARDAWREDYPYAEKLGRKAYDKSKRSLQIELLKLQHWVKEHDERLVVLFEGRDAAGKGGTIKRFTENLNPRGARVVALDKPTERERTQWYFQRYVAHLPAAGEIVLFDRSWYNRAGVEWVMGYCSPREYLEFMHQTPGFERMLARDGIHLVKFWFSVSRNEQRNRFMNRQTDPVRQWKLSPVDLASLDKWDAYTEAKELMLFHTDTADAPWTVVKSNDKKRARLEAIRHVLHRFDYPDKDRSVAREPDPLIVGPASRLFEKGEMASRLLTTGRSPDSP comes from the coding sequence ATGACACGGAGCGCCGAGCAGCGGACCGGCCGTAGCCAGGGGACGAAGAAGGCGAAGAAGGCGAAGAAGCAGAGGAAACCGGCGGTGGCCGTCGGTGGCGAACAGGCCCTGGTGACGCCCGAGGGCCCCGCCCGCGACGCCTGGCGGGAGGACTACCCGTACGCCGAGAAGCTCGGCCGCAAGGCGTACGACAAGTCCAAGCGGTCCCTCCAGATCGAACTGCTCAAGCTCCAGCACTGGGTCAAGGAGCACGACGAGCGCCTCGTCGTCCTCTTCGAGGGCCGCGACGCCGCGGGCAAGGGCGGCACGATCAAGCGGTTCACCGAGAACCTCAATCCGCGTGGCGCGCGGGTGGTGGCGCTGGACAAGCCCACCGAACGCGAACGCACCCAGTGGTACTTCCAGCGGTACGTGGCTCATCTCCCGGCCGCCGGGGAGATCGTGCTTTTCGACCGGTCCTGGTACAACCGGGCCGGTGTGGAGTGGGTGATGGGGTACTGCTCACCCCGCGAGTACCTCGAATTCATGCACCAGACACCGGGGTTCGAGCGGATGCTCGCGCGGGACGGCATCCATCTGGTGAAGTTCTGGTTCTCCGTCTCGCGCAACGAGCAGCGCAACCGGTTCATGAACCGGCAGACCGATCCGGTGCGGCAGTGGAAGCTCAGCCCGGTCGACCTCGCCTCGCTCGACAAGTGGGACGCTTACACCGAGGCGAAGGAGCTGATGCTCTTCCACACGGACACGGCGGACGCGCCCTGGACCGTGGTGAAGAGCAACGACAAGAAACGGGCCCGCCTGGAGGCGATCCGGCACGTGCTGCACCGCTTCGACTACCCGGACAAGGACAGGTCGGTGGCCCGGGAGCCGGACCCGCTGATCGTGGGCCCGGCCTCCCGGTTGTTCGAGAAGGGCGAGATGGCGTCCCGGCTGCTGACCACGGGCCGGTCGCCGGACAGTCCCTAG
- a CDS encoding DMT family transporter: MTTTPAPAPRSDWRAPAAACTTVVLWASAFVSIRSAGEAYSPGALALGRLLTGSLALGALLLIRREGLPSRAAWPGIIASGLLWFGLYMVVLNWGEQQVDAGTAAMVVNIGPLLIALLGARLLGEGLPRRLVLGMAVSFAGAVVVGLSMSGKGSSSVLGVLLCLLAAVAYAAGVVGQKPALGHGSALQITTFGCLVGTVACLPFSGALLSDAADAPLSATLNMVYLGLFPTALAFTTWAYALARTTAGRMGATTYAVPALVVLMAWLLLNEVPALLTIGGGLLCLAGVAVSRMRPQTGATRRNPARPMEGPRHDTERRAADRP, from the coding sequence ATGACGACTACCCCCGCCCCCGCTCCACGCTCCGACTGGCGGGCCCCCGCCGCCGCCTGCACCACCGTGGTGCTGTGGGCCTCCGCCTTCGTCTCCATCCGCAGTGCGGGCGAGGCCTACTCCCCCGGCGCGCTGGCCCTCGGCCGGCTACTGACCGGCTCCCTGGCGCTGGGCGCGCTCCTGCTCATACGGCGCGAGGGCCTCCCGTCACGGGCGGCCTGGCCGGGGATCATCGCCTCCGGACTGCTGTGGTTCGGCCTGTACATGGTGGTGCTCAACTGGGGTGAGCAGCAGGTGGACGCGGGGACGGCCGCCATGGTCGTGAACATCGGCCCCCTCCTGATCGCGCTGCTCGGCGCCCGGCTGCTCGGGGAGGGACTGCCGCGCCGGCTGGTGCTGGGCATGGCCGTGTCCTTCGCGGGCGCCGTGGTGGTCGGGCTCTCCATGTCGGGGAAGGGGAGTTCCTCGGTCCTGGGCGTGCTGCTCTGTCTGCTGGCCGCGGTGGCGTACGCGGCCGGGGTGGTCGGCCAGAAGCCCGCGCTGGGGCACGGATCGGCGCTCCAGATCACCACGTTCGGCTGTCTGGTCGGCACGGTGGCGTGCCTGCCGTTCTCCGGGGCGCTGCTCTCGGACGCCGCCGACGCACCGCTGTCCGCGACACTGAACATGGTCTATCTCGGCCTCTTCCCGACCGCGCTGGCCTTCACCACCTGGGCCTACGCGCTGGCCCGTACCACCGCGGGACGGATGGGAGCCACCACCTACGCGGTGCCCGCGCTCGTCGTGCTGATGGCGTGGCTGCTGCTGAACGAGGTGCCCGCACTGCTCACCATCGGCGGCGGGCTGCTCTGCCTCGCCGGGGTGGCGGTGTCCCGGATGCGTCCGCAGACTGGTGCGACGCGGAGGAATCCGGCCCGGCCGATGGAGGGACCCCGGCATGACACGGAGCGCCGAGCAGCGGACCGGCCGTAG
- a CDS encoding ArsR/SmtB family transcription factor, with the protein MAYPDPAAPRLAALAALLADETRAVFCLALLDGRAWTAGELARHASVAPSTASEHLGKLVAGGLLAEERQGRHRYLRLAGEQVAHLVEELAGQVAPAAAPPRTLGAAGADSALARGRTCYDHLAGRIGLAITDAMTVRGLLRQDAGFALTDAGLDWFGALGIGLENRSRRPLVRSCLDWTERRPHLAGLAGAVLCRHTLEAGWCVRIGSGRAVRATPEGERALAARLGIEPATIR; encoded by the coding sequence ATGGCATACCCCGACCCGGCCGCGCCCCGGCTCGCCGCCCTGGCCGCCCTCCTCGCCGACGAGACCCGCGCCGTCTTCTGCCTGGCCCTGCTCGACGGCCGGGCCTGGACCGCGGGCGAGCTGGCCCGGCACGCCTCGGTGGCCCCGTCGACCGCCAGCGAGCATCTGGGCAAGCTCGTCGCGGGCGGGCTGCTGGCCGAGGAGCGGCAGGGCCGGCACCGCTATCTGCGGCTCGCCGGCGAACAGGTCGCGCACCTCGTCGAGGAGCTGGCGGGCCAGGTCGCCCCCGCCGCCGCCCCGCCGCGCACGCTGGGCGCGGCGGGCGCCGACAGCGCGTTGGCCCGCGGCCGCACCTGCTACGACCATCTCGCCGGCCGCATCGGCCTCGCGATCACCGATGCCATGACCGTACGGGGGCTGCTGAGGCAGGACGCAGGCTTCGCGCTCACCGACGCGGGGCTCGACTGGTTCGGCGCGCTGGGCATCGGTCTGGAGAACCGGTCGCGGCGTCCGCTCGTACGGAGCTGTCTGGACTGGACCGAGCGCAGGCCGCATCTGGCGGGGCTCGCGGGCGCCGTCCTGTGCCGCCACACGCTGGAGGCCGGGTGGTGCGTACGGATCGGGTCCGGGCGGGCGGTGCGGGCGACCCCGGAGGGGGAACGGGCGCTGGCCGCGCGCCTCGGCATCGAGCCGGCGACTATTCGGTAG
- a CDS encoding TetR/AcrR family transcriptional regulator, with translation MARPRKPLLSRDRIVATAGALVDAEGLDAVSTRRLAAELGVSGPSLYNHFRNKDEILDAVADAVSAQVDLSMFDESDSRDWRAALHDWAVSYRAALTEHPHIVPVLAQGPGRRPAGLRVADAVFGAMVRAGWPPAQATYIGALMRYFITGSALGSFARGFVDDETAYDPADYPHLGQAHLLAERRQKVDEGAFETGLRALIDGLGLQYTPSVAAGTVRPAPKRS, from the coding sequence ATGGCCCGTCCGCGCAAGCCCCTCCTCAGCAGAGACCGCATCGTCGCGACGGCGGGTGCGCTCGTGGACGCCGAGGGGCTCGACGCCGTCTCGACCCGCCGGCTGGCGGCCGAGCTCGGGGTCAGCGGGCCCTCGCTCTACAACCACTTCCGCAACAAGGACGAGATTCTGGACGCGGTCGCCGACGCAGTCTCCGCGCAGGTCGATCTGTCGATGTTCGACGAGTCCGACAGCCGTGACTGGCGGGCCGCCCTGCACGACTGGGCGGTCTCCTATCGTGCGGCGCTCACCGAGCACCCGCACATCGTCCCGGTGCTGGCCCAGGGCCCCGGCCGCCGCCCGGCCGGTCTGCGGGTCGCGGACGCGGTGTTCGGCGCCATGGTCCGCGCGGGCTGGCCGCCCGCCCAGGCCACGTACATCGGCGCGCTGATGCGCTACTTCATCACCGGATCGGCACTCGGCTCCTTCGCCCGGGGCTTCGTGGACGACGAGACGGCCTACGACCCCGCCGACTACCCGCACCTGGGCCAGGCCCACCTGCTGGCCGAGCGCCGCCAGAAGGTCGACGAGGGGGCGTTCGAGACGGGGCTGCGGGCACTGATCGACGGCCTCGGCCTGCAGTACACGCCGTCCGTGGCGGCCGGGACCGTTCGGCCGGCGCCGAAGCGTTCCTGA
- a CDS encoding acyl-CoA dehydrogenase family protein, whose product MNLELSEEQEAVRQLAKDFVARDIAPHVVEWDRSENVDKSIVKKLGSLGFLGLTVPEEYGGSGGDHLTYCLVTEELGRGDSSVRGIVSVSLGLVAKTIAAWGDEEQKRQWLPRLTSGDAVGCFGLTEPGTGSDAGNLTTRAVRDGGDYVINGSKMFITNGTWADVVLLFARTNDTPGHKGISAFLVPAGTPGLSRRTIHGKLGLRGQATAELVLEDVRVPAATLMGPEGKGFSIAMSALAKGRMSVAAGCVGIARAALDAAVGYAGEREQFGKSIAGYQLVQELISDIAVDVDAARLLTWRVADLIDRGEDFATAASKAKLFASEAAVRAANNALQVFGGYGYIDEYPVGKLLRDARVMTLYEGTSQIQKLIIGRALTGVSAF is encoded by the coding sequence ATGAACCTGGAGCTCAGCGAGGAGCAGGAAGCCGTCCGGCAGCTCGCCAAGGACTTCGTCGCCCGGGACATCGCCCCGCACGTCGTCGAGTGGGACCGGTCCGAGAACGTCGACAAGTCGATCGTGAAAAAGCTGGGCTCCCTCGGCTTCCTCGGGCTGACCGTCCCCGAGGAGTACGGCGGCTCGGGCGGCGACCACCTCACGTACTGCCTGGTGACCGAGGAGCTCGGCCGCGGCGACTCCTCGGTCCGCGGCATCGTCTCCGTCTCGCTGGGGCTGGTCGCCAAGACCATCGCCGCCTGGGGCGACGAGGAGCAGAAGCGGCAGTGGTTGCCGCGGCTGACCTCGGGCGACGCGGTGGGCTGCTTCGGCCTCACCGAACCGGGTACCGGGTCGGACGCCGGGAATCTGACGACCAGGGCCGTGCGGGACGGCGGGGACTACGTCATCAACGGCTCGAAGATGTTCATCACCAACGGCACCTGGGCCGACGTGGTGCTCCTCTTCGCCCGCACCAACGACACCCCCGGCCACAAGGGCATATCCGCCTTCCTGGTCCCCGCCGGCACCCCGGGCCTGAGCCGCCGCACCATCCACGGCAAGCTCGGCCTGCGCGGACAGGCGACCGCCGAGCTGGTGCTGGAGGACGTCCGCGTCCCCGCCGCCACCCTCATGGGCCCCGAGGGCAAGGGCTTCTCGATCGCCATGTCCGCCCTGGCCAAGGGGCGGATGTCGGTGGCGGCCGGCTGCGTCGGCATCGCCCGGGCAGCCCTGGACGCGGCGGTTGGATACGCCGGTGAACGCGAGCAGTTCGGCAAGTCCATCGCGGGCTACCAGCTCGTCCAGGAGCTCATCAGCGACATCGCCGTGGACGTCGACGCGGCCCGGCTGCTCACCTGGCGGGTGGCCGACCTGATCGACCGCGGCGAGGACTTCGCGACCGCCGCCTCCAAGGCCAAGCTCTTCGCCTCCGAGGCCGCCGTCCGTGCCGCGAACAACGCCCTCCAGGTCTTCGGCGGCTACGGCTACATCGATGAGTACCCGGTCGGCAAACTGCTGCGCGACGCCCGCGTGATGACGCTCTACGAGGGCACCAGCCAGATCCAGAAGCTGATCATCGGCCGGGCGCTGACCGGGGTGTCCGCGTTCTGA
- a CDS encoding YiaA/YiaB family inner membrane protein, whose translation MSETTSVKQQSTAAFYGQAVASFGVAMGAVTLGIYFLDADVWVRGFLAIGVLYLVTSCFTLAKVIRDRQEAGQLVSRVDQARLEKILAEHDPFQKL comes from the coding sequence ATGAGTGAGACGACATCGGTCAAGCAGCAGAGCACCGCGGCCTTCTACGGTCAGGCCGTCGCATCCTTCGGGGTGGCGATGGGTGCGGTGACCCTCGGGATCTACTTCCTCGACGCGGACGTCTGGGTGCGCGGCTTCCTCGCCATCGGCGTCCTCTATCTGGTCACGTCCTGCTTCACCCTGGCCAAGGTCATCAGGGACCGGCAGGAGGCGGGCCAGCTGGTCAGCCGGGTCGACCAGGCCAGGCTGGAGAAGATCCTCGCCGAGCACGACCCCTTCCAGAAGCTCTGA
- a CDS encoding TetR/AcrR family transcriptional regulator, protein MSTAEETDGENTPWAEVTPEAARRLLVAAVEAFAERGYHATTTRDIAGRAGMSPAALYIHYKTKEELLHRISRIGHDRALSVLEAAADGEGTAAGRLADAVRSFVQWHAERHTTARVVQYELDALSEEHRTEIIELRRRSDAVVRRIIGDGVAAGEFDVPDVPGTTLAVLSLCIDVARWFNAQGSRTPDEVGDLYADLVLRMVAAKR, encoded by the coding sequence ATGAGCACGGCGGAGGAGACCGACGGCGAGAACACGCCGTGGGCCGAAGTGACGCCCGAGGCTGCCCGGCGGCTCCTCGTCGCCGCCGTCGAGGCCTTCGCCGAGCGCGGGTACCACGCGACCACCACCCGGGACATCGCGGGCCGCGCCGGAATGAGCCCCGCCGCTCTCTACATCCACTACAAGACGAAGGAAGAGCTGCTCCACCGGATCAGCAGGATCGGTCACGACCGCGCACTGTCCGTGCTGGAGGCGGCGGCCGACGGCGAGGGCACGGCCGCCGGGCGGCTCGCCGACGCCGTACGGTCCTTCGTCCAATGGCACGCCGAACGGCACACCACCGCACGCGTGGTCCAGTACGAGCTCGACGCCCTCAGCGAGGAGCACCGCACCGAGATCATCGAACTGCGCCGCAGGAGTGACGCGGTGGTGCGCCGGATCATCGGCGACGGCGTGGCGGCGGGGGAGTTCGACGTCCCGGACGTACCGGGCACCACGCTCGCCGTGCTCTCGCTCTGCATCGACGTGGCGCGGTGGTTCAACGCCCAGGGCAGCCGGACGCCGGACGAGGTCGGCGATCTGTACGCCGACCTCGTGCTGCGCATGGTCGCGGCCAAACGGTGA
- a CDS encoding MaoC family dehydratase produces the protein MTEPRIFTSAQELRDGVGEQLGHSDWLEIEQKRIDLFADATGDHQWIHVDPERAAAGPFGTTIAHGYLTLSLLPALVPQVMRVEGMKMGINYGTNKVRFPSTVPVGSRLRATAVLKSVEEAGGGVQVTAVVTVEREGGDKPACVAESVSRYYF, from the coding sequence ATGACAGAGCCAAGGATCTTCACGTCCGCGCAGGAGCTGCGTGACGGAGTGGGCGAGCAGCTGGGCCACAGCGACTGGCTGGAGATCGAGCAGAAGAGGATCGACCTCTTCGCCGACGCCACCGGCGACCACCAGTGGATCCATGTGGACCCGGAGCGCGCCGCGGCCGGACCGTTCGGCACGACGATCGCGCACGGCTACCTCACGCTCTCGCTGCTGCCGGCGCTCGTACCGCAGGTCATGCGGGTCGAGGGCATGAAGATGGGCATCAACTACGGGACCAACAAGGTCCGCTTCCCCTCCACGGTGCCCGTGGGATCACGGCTGCGGGCGACGGCCGTCCTGAAGAGCGTCGAGGAGGCGGGCGGCGGCGTGCAGGTCACCGCGGTCGTCACGGTGGAGCGCGAGGGCGGCGACAAGCCCGCCTGTGTGGCCGAGTCGGTGTCGCGGTACTACTTCTGA
- the soxR gene encoding redox-sensitive transcriptional activator SoxR: MPQIPQTLHELTVGQLSARSGAAVSALHFYEAKGLIGSRRTSGNQRRYSRDALRRVAFVRAAQRVGIPLATIRDALAELPEERTPNRDDWARLSEAWRSELDGRIEQLARLRDHLTDCIGCGCLSLETCVLSNPDDISGERISGSRLMPSKVAKGPSEGS, encoded by the coding sequence GTGCCCCAGATCCCACAGACACTCCATGAACTCACGGTCGGCCAGCTCTCCGCGCGCAGCGGCGCCGCGGTTTCGGCCCTGCACTTCTACGAGGCCAAGGGCCTGATCGGCAGCCGCCGCACCAGCGGCAACCAGCGCCGCTACAGCAGGGACGCGCTGCGCCGGGTCGCCTTCGTCCGCGCGGCGCAGCGGGTCGGTATCCCGCTCGCCACCATCCGGGACGCGCTGGCCGAACTCCCGGAGGAGCGCACCCCCAACCGTGACGACTGGGCGCGGCTCTCCGAGGCGTGGCGCTCCGAGCTGGACGGGCGGATCGAACAGCTGGCGCGGCTGCGCGACCACCTCACCGACTGCATCGGCTGCGGCTGTCTGTCGTTGGAGACCTGTGTGCTCTCCAACCCGGACGACATCTCCGGTGAGCGGATCAGCGGCTCGCGACTGATGCCGAGCAAGGTCGCGAAGGGGCCCTCGGAAGGGAGCTGA